The following coding sequences are from one Asterias amurensis chromosome 8, ASM3211899v1 window:
- the LOC139940985 gene encoding homeobox protein Nkx-6.2-like yields MYVSPSMADSMLSLQNLMEATRSSAFIMSNPPLAALHSMTEKTPAFPYPTQPCFTSTGTYKPMAMAYHPVSLANATPHGITDILSRPENCNAAAAAGFLTGVSRFGSPFSTAANMYLSRLGKPVTDLHVPTTGPAALYWPANLLHSPAAWRDPRLPCPPVQSASQSCSPVDKDGKKKHTRPTFSGQQIFALEKTFEQTKYLAGPERARLAYALGMTESQVKVWFQNRRTKWRKKHAAEMASAKRKHDSETEHLAAEGSDLDDGVQGHHGRGISRVTVDHTTGSGDVKRRREELGFAATLDSSNSTSSL; encoded by the exons ATGTACGTATCACCAAGCATGGCAGATTCCATGCTATCCCTTCAAAACCTGATGGAGGCTACAAGATCCAGTGCTTTCATCATGAGCAATCCACCGTTAGCGGCACTCCACAGTATGACGGAGAAAACACCGGCTTTCCCGTACCCAACTCAGCCTTGTTTCACGTCTACGGGAACCTACAAACCAATGGCTATGGCGTACCACCCGGTGAGCCTAGCGAACGCCACCCCGCACGGTATCACGGACATTCTGAGCAGGCCGGAGAACTGTAATGCTGCCGCGGCTGCGGGGTTTTTGACGGGTGTCTCCCGGTTCGGTTCGCCGTTCAGTACGGCAGCTAATATGTACTTAAGTCGGCTCGGTAAACCAGTGACAGACTTGCATGTACCGACAACCGGACCGGCTGCTTTATATTGGCCGGCAAATCTCTTACATTCCCCGGCAGCATGGAGGGATCCAAGACTACCGTGTCCGCCAG TTCAGTCGGCCTCACAGAGCTGTAGCCCCGTCGACAAAGACGGCAAGAAGAAACACACCAGGCCCACCTTCTCGGGCcaacaaatctttgctttagAGAAGACATTCGAGCAGACCAAATATCTTGCCGGACCTGAGAGAGCTAGACTAGCTTATGCACTCGGCATGACAGAAAGCCAAGTCAAG GTATGGTTTCAGAACAGACGAACGAAATGGCGCAAGAAACACGCAGCAGAAATGGCAAGCGCTAAGAGAAAACATGACTCTGAGACGGAGCATCTCGCTGCCGAAGGATCCGATCTAGACGACGGCGTGCAAGGGCATCACGGACGCGGTATCAGCAGGGTCACGGTAGACCACACCACCGGGTCAGGAGACGTCAAAAGAAGGCGGGAAGAGTTGGGGTTTGCTGCTACATTGGACTCTTCGAATAGCACATCAAGTTTATAG